In a genomic window of Brettanomyces nanus chromosome 1, complete sequence:
- a CDS encoding uncharacterized protein (EggNog:ENOG41): MPFHNIQDPTLVRALIHLNELRQGTALEPNGRLLDQAGLKLRSDSSLYQNGELILNEFSPIILDIVRSDSTTRDAKNASIQMLDSILDHFTFDQILSKFNMNLLIEGLSTDKSELRILITQIISKARPADIVANTSIVVTLFRLLANEDSSIGLVNSIQQCILILAANGELVRRRILSDEVTNVLLQMKQNSKVAPRLYDLIVELLPIIPDIPERLYLVTFDQFENDDDLLLNSLIISFYSNILQSAMVDARMKPIVDSISEQIDYITRVYIDKSFKTELRSFFNLEPVIFLCKLSQIAPQKFASMDSKYHILDYAIDRYTGKDDDTSIYLLANVEPRFLETKDSFLQGFELKGKTTPIYNNLIKDQLLLESKLPVTSSQIAQLEVSDFLEVIRALSSTDFGIYKLVNTWSSLIVKLLSITDITSPDVWQAKLSILDSLYQARSSLGVWSPKIVDAFSLMKNGRALTSEASVMDTTM, encoded by the coding sequence ATGCCTTTCCATAATATACAAGATCCTACCTTGGTAAGAGCTTTGATTCATCTCAATGAATTAAGGCAAGGCACTGCCCTTGAACCTAATGGTAGGTTACTCGACCAGGCCGGTCTTAAACTTAGATCAGATTCTTCGCTCTATCAGAATGGAGAGCTTATTCTCAACGAGTTTTCTCCCATTATCTTGGATATAGTCAGATCCGACAGTACGACTCGTGATGCAAAAAATGCTTCCATACAAATGCTAGATTCCATTCTGGACCATTTTACGtttgatcaaattctgaGTAAGTTCAATATGAACCTTCTCATCGAAGGATTGAGCACGGATAAGAGTGAGTTACGAATTCTGATTACCCAGATTATCTCTAAGGCTCGTCCTGCAGATATAGTAGCCAACACCTCGATTGTGGTGACTCTTTTCCGCCTTTTGGCAAACGAAGACTCGTCCATTGGATTAGTTAACTCTATACAGCAGTGCATATTGATATTAGCTGCCAACGGTGAGCTTGTCAGGCGTAGGATCCTCTCGGATGAGGTGACAAACGTTCTGCTACAGATGAAACAGAACTCCAAAGTTGCTCCGAGACTTTATGATTTGATCGTGGAGTTACTTCCGATTATCCCGGACATTCCAGAGAGATTGTATCTCGTCACATTTGATCAGtttgagaatgatgatgaccTGCTCTTAAACTCGTTAATTATATCATTTTACAGCAACATTCTTCAGTCTGCTATGGTGGACGCCCGAATGAAACCTATAGTTGATAGTATCAGCGAACAGATTGATTATATCACTCGCGTGTACATAGATAAGAGCTTCAAGACGGAGCTTCGaagtttcttcaatctgGAGCCCGTTATATTTCTCTGTAAACTTTCCCAGATAGCTCCTCAAAAATTTGCTTCTATGGACTCCAAATACCATATTCTTGACTATGCGATTGACAGGTATACTGGAAAGGATGACGATACTTCGATTTATCTACTTGCCAACGTTGAACCGAGATTTTTGGAGACAAAAGATTCATTTCTACAAGGTTTTGAGCTAAAGGGGAAAACTACGCCCATATACAACAATTTGATCAAGGATCAGCTACTTCTTGAGTCCAAACTTCCTGTTACATCTTCTCAAATTGCCCAATTGGAGGTATCTGATTTTTTGGAAGTAATACGGGCCCTCAGTTCTACGGATTTTGGTATTTACAAACTTGTTAATACTTGGTCTTCGCTAATAGTCAAGCTTTTGAGTATCACTGACATTACAAGTCCCGATGTTTGGCAGGCCAAGCTCAGCATCTTGGATTCTCTGTATCAGGCAAGAAGTTCGTTGGGTGTTTGGTCTCCCAAAATTGTTGACGCATTCAGCCTCATGAAGAATGGACGTGCGCTTACTTCTGAAGCCAGTGTCATGGATACTACTATGTAA